From Gemmatimonadaceae bacterium, the proteins below share one genomic window:
- a CDS encoding ROK family protein, which produces MPAPTPPPPSDRYVIGVDLGGTNLVVGAMSADGSREFGMQSVPTAAKEGGDAVVARIVAQVRRAEAEVLAATGASRSQILGVGIGSPGPLNRQTGVVLETPNLGWRDFPLRDRVAAGVGLKATLDNDANCATLGEWWLGAARGAQQVVGLTLGTGIGGGLILDGRLYHGSSDVAGELGHTTIDSTGRRCGCGNYGCVEAYASGPAIAERAREALAGGESSRLLAMVEGELSRITAATLFEAASEGDAVAREVVRETARFLGIGVANLLNIFNPQVVVLAGGVTQAGDALFEPLRAEVRRRAFKSAVEPCRIVAGTLAHAGVVGAVATFLQAEGLM; this is translated from the coding sequence ATGCCCGCCCCCACCCCCCCGCCCCCGTCCGACCGCTACGTCATTGGCGTCGATCTCGGCGGCACTAATCTCGTCGTCGGCGCGATGTCGGCCGACGGGTCGCGCGAGTTCGGGATGCAGTCCGTGCCGACCGCCGCGAAGGAAGGCGGCGACGCCGTCGTCGCGCGGATCGTGGCGCAAGTACGCCGCGCCGAGGCGGAGGTGCTAGCCGCCACCGGAGCGAGTCGCAGCCAAATCCTCGGCGTCGGCATCGGCTCGCCCGGGCCGTTGAATCGACAGACCGGCGTGGTCCTCGAGACGCCGAACCTTGGCTGGCGCGACTTCCCGCTTCGCGACCGTGTTGCCGCGGGCGTGGGACTCAAGGCCACGCTCGACAACGACGCCAACTGCGCCACGTTGGGCGAGTGGTGGCTCGGCGCCGCCCGCGGCGCGCAGCAGGTGGTCGGGCTCACCCTGGGGACCGGCATCGGTGGAGGCCTCATTCTCGACGGCCGCCTGTACCACGGATCCAGCGACGTCGCGGGCGAGCTCGGCCACACGACCATCGACTCCACGGGGCGCCGCTGCGGTTGCGGCAACTACGGCTGCGTGGAGGCCTACGCCTCCGGACCGGCCATCGCCGAGCGTGCGCGGGAGGCCTTGGCCGGCGGCGAATCCAGCCGGCTGTTGGCGATGGTCGAAGGCGAGCTCTCGCGCATCACCGCCGCGACCCTGTTCGAGGCGGCGAGTGAGGGCGATGCGGTCGCCCGTGAGGTCGTGCGCGAGACCGCGCGCTTCCTCGGCATCGGCGTCGCGAACCTGCTCAACATCTTCAATCCTCAGGTAGTCGTGCTCGCCGGCGGCGTGACGCAGGCCGGCGATGCGCTGTTCGAGCCGCTGCGCGCGGAAGTGCGGCGCCGCGCGTTCAAGTCGGCCGTCGAGCCCTGCCGCATCGTGGCCGGCACACTGGCCCACGCCGGCGTCGTCGGCGCGGTGGCGACCTTTCTCCAGGCCGAAGGCCTGATGTGA